In Helianthus annuus cultivar XRQ/B chromosome 3, HanXRQr2.0-SUNRISE, whole genome shotgun sequence, a single window of DNA contains:
- the LOC118490458 gene encoding sporozoite surface protein 2-like, with translation MEPFNNPNNPNNPNNPNNPNKPTQPNVFSVPGYYPTLEPNQFSQYSSNPFASFQHSPNQFAQFSQNQALQQMMLRGAYNFPPNPTPPVQPQPIPTQPFQQSEPDDDVEVVPETQPPKGKGKRNKGKQVVGEQSSKPKSTKWTLIEEEALAKAYIGTSNNKTKGNNQTGDGFWSKVLAKFLDLMDQEEYAVHEAERPPGRDKSKKERAKGKEKEKVDPKMEEFMENLKMYNEVSAQKMKAKERVVEEKARVAEEKLREKV, from the exons ATGGAACCCTTCaacaacccgaacaacccgaacaATCCGAACAACCCGAACAATCCCAACAAGCCGACCCAACCTAATGTTTTCTCGGTTCCGGGATATTATCCGACGctagaaccgaaccaattctcgCAATATTCATCAAATCCGTTTGCATCATTCCAACACTCGCCAAACCAATTCGCTCAATTCTCTCAAAATCAAGCCCTTCAACAAATGATGTTGCGGGGTGCTTATAATTTTCCACCGAACCCGACACCACCCGTTCAACCCCAACCGATCCCGACGCAACCCTTTCAACAATCCGAACCCGACGACGATGTGGAGGTTGTTCCCGAAACCCAACCGCCTAAAGGAAAAGGAAAACGAAACAAAGGCAAGCAAGTGGTGGGTGAGCAATCGTCCAAACCGAAGTCGACTAAGTGGACGCTAATCGAAGAAGAAGCCTTAGCCAAGGCTTACATAGGCACGTCTAACAACAAGACAAAAG GTAATAACCAAACGGGTGACGGGTTTTGGTCCAAGGTTTTGGCGAAGTTCCTCGACCTTATGGACCAAG AGGAGTACGCCGTACATGAAGCGGAGCGTCCACCGGGCCGAGACAAATCAAAGAAGGAGCGGGCCAaggggaaagaaaaggaaaaggtggaCCCGAAGATGGAAGAGTTTATGGAAAACTTAAAAATGTACAACGAAGTCTCGGCCCAAAAGATGAAGGCGAAGGAGCGGGTCGTCGAAGAAAAAGCTCGTGTAGCGGAAGAAAAGTTACGCGAGAAGGTCTGA
- the LOC110929146 gene encoding uncharacterized protein LOC110929146, which translates to MDPCPYVRIVVGSLGLKFTCAGDVAPLSSAAYCKIKLKNYPTQFAEISYVVHGDQNQINEQVQACFNLKKSEFDKVVDTSNMLKIEVYSGRKSKPVCGFGSGSGKLLGAVTVGLDSEAVEGGGGNRGCLVVRNGWVGIGDRSSKSMLNLHLSIRVERDPRFVFEFDGEPECSPQVFQVNGNVRQAVFTSKFSFRSNRDQNLRSDSSLSESNNSKSWLRSIQKDKEKLVKERKGWSITIHDLSGSPVAMASMVTPFVPSHGTDSVSSSNPGAWLILRPGHSTWKPWGRLEAWRESKHKDSLGYRFELLPDATVSGLDPVTLANSTLSFKTGGKFTIDMSNGASPMSTPNGSFGSGSGSSSDFEFGSWAHLMYQGFVMSTSVGGAGRGGKPEVEVGIQHVTCTEDAAAFVALAAAMDLCVDACQPFSRKLRPELRHDGE; encoded by the exons ATGGATCCGTGTCCGTACGTAAGAATAGTAGTCGGAAGTTTAGGTTTAAAGTTCACCTGCGCCGGCGACGTTGCTCCGCTGTCTTCGGCGGCGTACTGTAAGATTAAACTCAAGAACTACCCTACACAGTTTGCAGAAATCAGTTATGTTGTGCACGGTGATCAGAATCAAATAAACGAACAGGTTCAAGCTTGCTTTAATTTAAAGAAATCGGAGTTTGATAAAGTGGTTGATACATCTAACATGTTGAAGATTGAGGTTTATTCGGGTCGGAAAAGTAAACCGGTTTGTGGGTTCGGGTCCGGGTCGGGTAAGCTTTTGGGTGCTGTGACGGTGGGTTTGGATTCTGAGGCGGTTGAGGGTGGTGGTGGTAACCGGGGGTGTCTGGTGGTTAGAAACGGGTGGGTGGGGATTGGTGACCGGTCTTCGAAAAGTATGTTGAATTTGCATTTGAGTATTCGGGTCGAGCGTGACCCGAGATTTGTTTTTGAATTTGATGGTGAACCCGAGTGTAGCCCACAAGTGTTTCAAGTTAATGGGAATGTTCGCCAAGCGGTTTTCACTAGCAAGTTCAGTTTCAGAAGCAATAGAGATCAGAATTTGAGATCTGA TTCTTCGCTCTCGGAATCAAACAACTCCAAAAGCTGGTTGAGATCAATCCAAAAAGATAAAGAAAAACTAGTAAAAGAGCGAAAAGGATGGTCAATCACAATCCACGACCTATCTGGGTCACCTGTAGCAATGGCGTCAATGGTGACGCCATTTGTGCCATCACACGGGACCGACAGCGTGAGCTCATCGAACCCGGGTGCGTGGCTCATCCTCCGACCCGGTCACAGCACATGGAAGCCCTGGGGCCGGTTGGAGGCCTGGAGGGAGTCCAAACACAAAGACTCCCTCGGTTACCGGTTCGAGCTCCTTCCGGACGCAACCGTTAGCGGGCTCGACCCGGTAACCTTAGCAAATTCCACCCTCAGTTTCAAAACCGGCGGGAAGTTTACAATTGACATGAGTAATGGTGCTTCACCAATGTCCACACCAAATGGGAGTTTCGGGTCCGGGTCCGGGTCGAGTTCGGATTTTGAATTCGGGTCGTGGGCCCATTTGATGTATCAAGGGTTTGTGATGTCAACGTCGGTGGGTGGTGCCGGTCGGGGTGGTAAACCAGAGGTGGAGGTGGGGATACAGCACGTGACTTGCACGGAGGATGCAGCCGCCTTTGTAGCATTGGCGGCAGCGATGGATTTGTGTGTTGATGCTTGCCAGCCGTTTTCTAGGAAGCTCCGACCAGAGTTGCGGCACGACGGCGAATAG